The following are encoded in a window of Eriocheir sinensis breed Jianghai 21 chromosome 35, ASM2467909v1, whole genome shotgun sequence genomic DNA:
- the LOC127007346 gene encoding trichohyalin-like → MLVGIRKKHWLMFSLSLTSFLLLLVFTSKPITPPRILPGDGEIGFLRRRITHDSGQEAASPSPPAPPPPPPPPPEPRADLPKGTSQRHRSAPSLTEDQRQALAKQGVLLVEAEEPQQQQKQHDQQPQDEPQHHQDIQHIQGQQQQNRKQNEQQVQQQQQEQERQQQQQQDEQQEQVQARQLTEYNPLRQQQRQQPQQEQEGEQLQHPVLELEQPQLPSQSQSQQYQQQQQQQQQPTTPQLQQTLAPQPSQNNQQQQPQKSLEQQQYSQKQSQLQQQQQQNQHQQQQPPPFQQQERQQPQLPSALEQQQEQQQQQQQQQQQQQQQQPIPLRDQQPQKQPQSKPPSSEGQQQQQHAPSQPRQHQQLQAPRKSGKSRQRDKARSPARPRLPMPPPHSAVAAGGGSEHEQWLKQVVELHQEYMKQQHRLNEHHRQETQRLQEKLQRQEAEHQTDRGVPKSGSRAAGGLLRRGSAPRVTYDGLKRQGESALRHIIKREFVSTQRDTNFTPGEVVDPSQVRRVLVLSTWRSGSSYLGDLLRAYPGTFYSFEPLHHLLKNLHLEDGPLVEQAQHLLRSILTCDFSELDDYVAYMRNVTFLMRHNTRLWNSCTLNRALCFDKDYLSRVCSYMPVNVLKTVRLGLSPVVKLLEDEALDLRVVHLVRDPRGCLHSRMQLSWCQSPACRDPATVCQDLLTDLNFSEWLKKNYNDRYLMVRYEDLGLKPEEKAKEIFNFVGLSYNKYVSTYVKDHTTLYKKPKKRKDAYGTFRDSKATIFAWRSALDYNAVAAIQGVCEEPLQRLGLRVFSGEEEYLNTTIPVLLQE, encoded by the exons ATGCTGGTGGGGATCCGCAAGAAGCATTGGCTCATGTTCTCCCTGTCACTCACAAGTTTCCTGCTGCTGCTCGTCTTCACCTCCAAGCCCATCACGCCGCCGAGGATACTCCCTG GTGATGGGGAGATTGGCTTCCTGCGACGGCGCATCACGCACGACAGCGGGCAGGAGGCGGCGTCCCCCAGCCCCCCCGCCCCACctcccccgccacccccgcctcctGAGCCTCGTGCTGATCTTCCTAAAGGCACCTCCCAGCGACACCGCAGCGCACCTTCCCTAACCGAGGATCAGCGCCAGGCCTTGGCCAAGCAGGGCGTGCTGCTGGTGGAGGCCGAAGagccacagcaacaacaaaaacagcatgaTCAGCAACCACAAGATGAACCGCAACATCACCAGGATATTCAACATATTCAAGGACAGCAGCAACAAAATAGAAAGCAAAATGAGCAGCAAGTtcagcaacagcagcaggagcaggagaggcagcaacagcagcagcaagatGAACAGCAGGAACAGGTACAAGCACGCCAGCTAACCGAGTACAACCCACtaagacaacaacaacgacaacagccGCAGCAGGAACAGGAGGGAGAGCAGCTTCAACATCCAGTATTAGAACTGGAGCAGCCACAGCTGCCATCACAGTCACAGTCACAGCAGtaccagcagcaacaacaacaacaacaacaaccaacaacaccACAACTTCAGCAGACACTAGCACCACAACCATCACAAAATAATCAACAACAGCAGCCGCAGAAGTCACTAGAACAGCAACAATATTCGCAAAAACAGTcacagctacaacaacaacaacaacagaatcagcaccaacaacagcaaccacCACCATTTCAACAACAAGAACGACAACAACCCCAGCTGCCATCAGCACTTGAACAacagcaggaacaacaacaacaacagcaacaacaacaacaacaacaacaacaacaacaaccaatacCATTACGCGACCAGCAACCGCAGAAGCAGCCACAATCAAAACCACCTTCATCTgagggacaacaacaacaacaacacgcaccTTCACAGCCCCGACAGCATCAGCAGCTGCAAGCACCCCGAAAATCCGGCAAGTCCCGTCAGCGTGACAAAGCGCGCTCCCCCGCCCGGCCGCGGCTCCCTATGCCACCTCCTCACTCTGCGGTGGCCGCGGGAGGCGGCAGCGAGCACGAACAGTGGCTGAAGCAGGTGGTGGAGCTGCACCAGGAGTACATGAAGCAGCAGCACAGACTCAACGAACATCACCGTCAGGAAACACAGCGCCTGCAGGAGAAGCTCCAGCGGCAGGAGGCAGAGCACCAGACTGATAGGGGGGTCCCCAAGAGTGGCAGCCGGGCGGCGGGAGGCCTGCTACGGCGTGGCTCAGCCCCCAGAGTGACCTACGATGGCCTTAAGAGACAGGGGGAGTCCGCCCTCCGCCACATAATCAAGCGAGAGTTCGTATCCACCCAAAGGGACACCAACTTTACTCCCGGGGAGGTGGTGGACCcttcacag GTGCGGAGAGTGCTCGTCCTGTCCACCTGGCGCAGCGGCTCCTCATATCTGGGTGACCTGCTGCGCGCCTACCCTGGGACGTTCTACAGCTTCGAGCCGCTGCACCACTTGCTGAAGAACCTTCACTTGGAGGATGGCCCCCTGGTGGAGCAGGCACAGCACCTGCTCAGGTCCATCCTTACCTGCGACTTCAGTGAACTCGATGACTACGTCGCCTACATGCGCAACGTCACATTCCTGATGCGCCACAACACGCGCCTCTGGAACTCGTGCACGCTTAACCGCGCCCTCTGCTTCGATAAGGATTACCTGTCGCGCGTCTGCTCCTACATGCCCGTCAACGTGCTCAAGACGGTCAGGCTGGGCCTGTCGCCTGTGGTCAAACTGTTGGAGGACGAGGCTCTGGACCTGCGGGTTGTACACTTGGTGAGGGACCCCCGTGGTTGCCTCCACTCCCGTATGCAACTGTCCTGGTGCCAGTCACCCGCCTGCCGCGACCCCGCCACTGTCTGCCAGGACCTCCTGACAGACCTCAATTTCTCTGAATGGCTAAAGAAAAACTACAATGACAG ATACTTGATGGTGCGGTACGAGGACTTGGGATTGAAGccggaggagaaggcaaaggaaaTATTCAACTTCGTGGGTTTGTCTTACAACAAGTACGTGTCTACCTACGTGAAAGACCACACGACGCTCTACAAGAAGCCCAAGAAGAGAAAAGACGCGTACGGCACCTTCAGGGACTCTAAGGCCACCATCTTCGCCTGGCGGAGCGCCCTGGACTACAACGCGGTGGCAGCCATTCAGGGAGTGTGCGAGGAGCCCCTGCAGCGCCTCGGGTTGCGGGTGTTTTCCGGCGAGGAGGAGTACCTCAACACCACCATTCCTGTCCTGCTGCAGGAGTAA
- the LOC127007345 gene encoding leucine-rich repeat-containing protein 59-like — MAKNSLRDKLEGDELDLSMMSLTEVPVKEIAALPRATKIDLSSNQLTTLPPTFAQNLSNITHLELGSNKIKELPQNFFKLRNLKHLDLYNNQLTDLPLTFCQLPSLKWLDLKGNPLNPNLRKVAGDCLNQKECEAAARNVIAHLKKLQIQMETEKQEKLKKEKEKAEARARAEEVKQAKKRAEKKAAKEKRKAEVRAQLESQKAKANGMANTDKQYSAVPKPTKPQLTQKKVVNKGGWSLLGWINLLLFFCLLGAGGTCLYVYTDGDLSPSGVSAALPRIVDNANILANLTLEALKPENLQQTAQSVSTTITETASYLWAELQEHTTDLNIYIEPAVEAVSAAWAWLREHIIWSYNWIVDNVDWNSIVQAIRETMLFFYEQWLVICEELSRNKTLMSFVEAIKPYYELVMERLATLWGFVWEQVVIAVTYIQEQCPGVLESVKDHAAAVKQSIEGLVK; from the exons ATGGCCAAGAACAGCCTCAGAGACAAGCTGGAAGGCGATGAACTCGACCTCAGTATGATGAGTCTTACGGAGGTGCCGGTCAAAGAGATA GCAGCATTGCCAAGAGCCACAAAAATCGACCTCTCCAGCAACCAGCTGACGACCCTGCCACCCACTTTTGCCCAGAACCTAAGCAACATCACCCACCTTGAACTTGGCTCCAACAAAATCAAAGAACTACCACAAAATTTCTTCAAGTTGAGGAACCTGAAGCATCTTGACTTGTACAATAATCAG CTGACAGACCTGCCGTTGACCTTCTGTCAACTGCCAAGCCTGAAGTGGCTGGACCTGAAGGGCAACCCACTCAATCCCAATCTCAGGAAGGTTGCTGGTGACTGCCTCAACCAGAAAGAGTGTGAGGCAGCTGCCAGGAACGTAATTGCCCATCTGAAGAAGCTACAGATTCAAATGGAAACAGAAAAACAGGAGAagctaaaaaaggagaaag AAAAGGCAGAAGCCCGTGCTCGTGCTGAAGAAGTGAAACAAGCTAAGAAAAGAGCTGAAAAGAAAGCagcaaaggagaagaggaaggcagaggtGCGTGCTCAACTAGAGTCTCAGAAGGCAAAGGCTAATGGAATGGCAAACACAGATAAACAATACAGTGCAGTCCCCAAACCAACGAAGCCTCAGCTCACACAGAAGAAGGTTGTGAATAAAG GTGGTTGGTCACTGCTGGGATGGATAAACTTATTGCTGTTCTTCTGTCTGCTTGGGGCAGGAGGAACATGCCTTTATGTATACACCGATGGTGATCTCTCTCCATCGGGTGTCTCTGCTGCCTTGCCCCGCATTGTTGACAATGCCAATATTCTGGCAAATCTTACACTTGAAGCATTAAAGCCAGAAAACCTACAGCAAACAGCACAAAGTGTCAGCACAACCATAACTGAGACAGCGTCCTATCTCTGGGCAGAGTTGCAGGAACACACAACAGATTTGAATATTTACATAGAACCTGCAGTAGAGGCAGTGTCAGCAGCATGGGCGTGGTTACGAGAACACATAATTTGGAGCTACAACTGGATTGTTGACAATGTTGATTGGAACTCCATTGTACAGGCCATCAGGGAAACTATGTTGTTCTTTTATGAGCAGTGGCTGGTCATCTGTGAAGAGTTGAGTAGGAACAAGACACTGATGTCTTTTGTTGAAGCCATCAAGCCATATTACGAGCTTGTGATGGAGCGTCTTGCTACTTTGTGGGGCTTTGTGTGGGAGCAGGTGGTCATTGCTGTGACCTATATTCAGGAGCAATGCCCAGGTGTCCTTGAGTCTGTTAAGGATCATGCTGCTGCTGTGAAACAGTCTATTGAGGGACTTGTTAAGTAA